The nucleotide window ATTATAGTCCTTATTACATCTATAAGGTTATCAGCTTGTGGTATTTCATCGCTTGGTACTCTCATTATTGTCCAATAAAAAGGTATTCTTTAACTCTGTTCGATTTGTTTCCTGTTTTGTGATTTTGATTGCCAAACGAATAAGTATGGTCAATCTCATGAACAACTACATTGTCCTTATATTCTTTCAAAATACCTGTCAACTCTTCTTTTGTCGGCATTGAATTTGAAGAGTATGAAATGGCTATGACCGAATTTCTATGTTTTTCAATTAGAGAATGAAATGCTTCAAAAGCGGTTTCTCGTTTTGAAAAAGGTGATTTATAACTTTTAAACTTCTTAGTGATTGTATGTTCCTGAATTTCTAATCCATTCCATTGTTTAGCTAATCCTTCGACAAAGTGATATCGCCTGACATAGTCGTTGTAAGATTTTGGGCGTGTCCCTCCGGGTCGGGCTATCCGTTACAAGTCCTCGCTTCGCTGTGGGCTTTTCACTTCTATCCCTCACGCAAACTCATTAAATTTGTAACTAATGAACTTAAAGCAAAAATTAAATATTCAAGTTGGTGATATAGTACTTGTGTTAAGTAACCCTAATAATGACGATACTTTTTCCTATAAGTACATAGGACTAAAAGGACAAGTAAAGTATTTTGATTATGATTGTGGCTGTGGTCAAACTTATCCTAATGACCCAATGATTGGGGTAGAATTTTCCAATGGGGAAGTTGAAGAATTTTGGAAAGAAGAGTTGATCGACTTTAGAGCTTTTTGTAGTGTCCATTACCTAAAAATTCGATAAGGTTTTTATCTCGAAGAACTTGAAGCTGTTGTCTGATCTTGTCTTTAACGAAATTATTGTTCGGGAATTTAACTTGTAAATCTTTCTCAAATTTATAGACGTCTTTCAAATAAAAGTCATTCGACTGTATTCGCTCTAATAAATTCAGTATTTCTATCGTCCAACCTCGATTTTCCTTTTTTTGCTTAGAAAGAAACTTTGTTTTGTTCCAATTTGATAAAACTTCAGATCTATCAAGTACTGTATTGTTTTTTACGAAGTGAATTTTACCTGATTCAGGAATTCCATTTAACAAGATGTTGCACCCAATCCAACCTGCTCGTTTTGCATTCGGTGATAAAGGCTTCCGCTTTTCAATGATTTCATCAATGAAAAAATGCTTTGGAATAACAAAGAAGTTTTGAACTGAAAAATCTGAACTTTTGTAATTCAAAAAGAAAAAATTAGGATTATTATCAGAGTTTATTCTTTCAATCATTGTAGAATATGCGCCATCAACAATTTTTAGAGAATTAGAATCCTTCTTGCTCTTTAGTTCATACTCATGATTGCAATTATCACAGAAAAAATCAGCAACAGGTGAATTATTGGAAAATTCATTTAATATTTCATTTCCACAGTTTGGACAATAAATATTCTTACCAACCCATTTTTCAGTCAGCACTCTAGCAATTTGCGATTTGCTTTTATATCCTTCTGCTGCTTTTAGATCAAACCTTAAATTCATCAGGCAGCAACCTTATAATCTGCATACAAATCAAGGATTACGTCATGATCTGAATTCGTTAAGACTACTTTGCAACCTATATTGTCTAGTCTGTCAAACTCTTCTTTCAACCTAACTTGGTCTTCATGATAAAAGAATTCTTTAGTATATCTTTTGAAGTCAGAGTATTTACCTACAGGATAATAGGGTGGATCTAAAAATATAAAGTCACCTTCGGTAGCAAATTCGTTTAATACGGCTAAGTAGTCATTATTGACTATTGTCGTATCAGCAAGAAATTCACTAGCATTTCTTAGCACTTCCTCATTTAAAAAACTTCCTTTTCCTTTACCATAAGGCACATTGAATTTACCTTTTTTATTTACTCGATAAAGTCCATTGTAACAAGTCTTATTTAGATATATTAATCTTGCAGCTCTATAACTATTGTCCAATTCATTTGGATCAAGACTCCTTAGGTTATAATAGAACTCTTCGTTATGTTCAAATGTCTTTAGGTACTGAATTATTTCTTCCACTGCATCTTTTACTTGTCTATATGTTATTATCAACTCTTCATTTAAATCAGCAATGATTGATTCATTAGGATTGAGACTGAAAAACATAGCTCCTCCACCAATAAACGGTTCAATGTATTTATTGAAATTATTGGGAACGTATTTGTGAAGTTCAGATAGTAATTGCGTCTTTCCACCTGCCCATTTCAAAAACGGTTTGATAGCAATATCTTTCGGGAATAAACCAAGAGGTTCTTCGACAGTAGCGTAATTCGTTTCTTGGTTTCCTTTATACATGTTTTTCAAGTTTTGAATATTTCAATGTGCTTTCAGCAACTCTTAAAGCACCTTCAGCTATTTCTTCGTCTTTGACAATTTCATAAATCTGATCAGCTAGCCAAACAGTTAGTAGTTCATTCTCATCAGTTTGAAGCAATCTAGCAAGCTTAATTACCTGTTCTCTCTTTGCTCTGCGTTCTCCACGTTCAATTTTACTAAACATTGGCGTGTCAATCTCTAGACTTGCTGCGAGTTGTCTTTGTAAGAGTTCTTTACTCTCTCTTAACTCTTTTATACGATTACCAAAACTCATGACTGTTTTAATTATGACTTGTCAATATTTGGCTAATATAATAAAGTCTTGTCAATAATCAGTCTGTGAGTTGAAAAAAACAGGCTCTTTTGATTGCGAAGCGTCAGCCTGTGTGATTGGGCAAGCAAATGTGCCTGTTTGTGTTGTGGGTTTTTGCATGTCTAGTCCTGAAATATGGCTACAGGTTAAAATTGAATTAAGCTGATAATTTATATACCATATTCGGTGTTTTATAGTCTAAAGATAAATGTAATCTTATTTCGTTGTATAGATTAATTGCATTTTTTGCAGCTGTTTTTGCGTGAGCCACGTTATCAAAGGATTGGTCGAGATAAAATTCAT belongs to Winogradskyella sp. J14-2 and includes:
- a CDS encoding DpnI domain-containing protein — its product is MNLRFDLKAAEGYKSKSQIARVLTEKWVGKNIYCPNCGNEILNEFSNNSPVADFFCDNCNHEYELKSKKDSNSLKIVDGAYSTMIERINSDNNPNFFFLNYKSSDFSVQNFFVIPKHFFIDEIIEKRKPLSPNAKRAGWIGCNILLNGIPESGKIHFVKNNTVLDRSEVLSNWNKTKFLSKQKKENRGWTIEILNLLERIQSNDFYLKDVYKFEKDLQVKFPNNNFVKDKIRQQLQVLRDKNLIEFLGNGHYKKL
- a CDS encoding helix-turn-helix domain-containing protein, which encodes MSFGNRIKELRESKELLQRQLAASLEIDTPMFSKIERGERRAKREQVIKLARLLQTDENELLTVWLADQIYEIVKDEEIAEGALRVAESTLKYSKLEKHV
- a CDS encoding DNA adenine methylase is translated as MYKGNQETNYATVEEPLGLFPKDIAIKPFLKWAGGKTQLLSELHKYVPNNFNKYIEPFIGGGAMFFSLNPNESIIADLNEELIITYRQVKDAVEEIIQYLKTFEHNEEFYYNLRSLDPNELDNSYRAARLIYLNKTCYNGLYRVNKKGKFNVPYGKGKGSFLNEEVLRNASEFLADTTIVNNDYLAVLNEFATEGDFIFLDPPYYPVGKYSDFKRYTKEFFYHEDQVRLKEEFDRLDNIGCKVVLTNSDHDVILDLYADYKVAA